The segment GCTGGAGCCCGTAGGCGCGCACCTTGCGGCGACGCATGCCGCCGTGCTGGCCCGGCGGGGCGTTGCGGCGCTCGATCGCGCACTTCTCCTTGTAGCAGCGCTCGCCCTTGAGGAAGAGCTTCATGCCCTCACGGCGGCACAGCCGGCAGACAGGACCTCTGTATCGTGCCACGGCTCGCTCCTTCAGACCCGGCGCCGCTTCGGCGGGCGGCAGCCGTTGTGCGGGATCGGGGTCACGTCGCGGATGCTCCGGATGTCGAGCCCGGCAGCCGCCACCGCGCGGATTGCCGACTCGCGGCCCGGCCCCGGCCCCTTGACGCGGACGTCGACGCTGCGGACGCCGTGATCCTGCGCCTGCTCGGCGGCGTTCTTGGCCGCCAGCTGGGCCGCGTACGGGGTGCCCTTGCGGGAGCCCTTGTACCCGATCCGGCCTCCGGACGACCAGCACAGCACGTGCCCGGTCGGGTCCGCAAAGCTGACGATGGTGTTGTTGAACGTGGCGTGGATGTTCGCGACGGCGTGGGGAACGACCTTCCGCTCGCGTCGCGTCTTCCGTACGGCCTTGCGCTCCTTCGCCATACCGTGAACTCCCGTCTACTTCTTTCCGGCTTTCTTCTTGCCGGCCACTGCCTGGCGCCGCGGGCCCTTCCGCGAGCGGGCGTTGGTGTGGGTTCGCTGGCCGCGCGTCGGCAGTCCCCGCCGGTGGCGGATCCCCCGATAGCTGCCGGTTTCGATGAGGCGCTTGATGTTCATCGCGACCTCCTTGCGGAGATCGCCCTCGACACCGCCCTCCTCCTGGATCACGCGCTGGATGCGCAGGATCTCGTCCTCGGACAGGTCTCTGACCTTGATGCCGTCATCGACGTTCGCCCGCTCCAGGATCTTCCTGGCGCGGCTGCGCCCGATCCCGTAGATGTAGGTCAAGCCGATGTCCACGCGCTTGCCCGACGGCAGGTCCACACCCGCGATGCGTGCCACGTCTCGCCTCCTGCTCAGCCTTGCCGCTGCTTGTGCTTCGGGTTCTCGCAGATCACCCGGACCACGCCCTGGCGGCGGATGATCTTGCACTTGGAACAGATGCGTCTCACCGATGGACGTACTTTCATCGCCGCCCCCTACTTGTACCGGTAGGTGATCCGTCCCCGGCTCAGGTCGTACGGGGAAAGCTCCACCAGCACCTTGTCTCCGGGAAGAATCCGAATGAAGTGCTTGCGCATCTTGCCCGAGATATGGGCCAGCACCTCGTGACCGTTCTCGAGCTCGACCCGAAACATCGCGTTCGGGAGGGGCTCGATCACCGTCGCGACCACTTCAATCGCCTCTTCCTTGGCCATCAGCACTCCCCATCCACACCGAGCACTCGGCGGCCATCTGCAGTAACGGCCACCGAGAACTCAAAATGGGCGGCGAGTTTACCGTCTTCGGTCCTCGCTGTCCACCCGTCCGAGTCGACCCGGACTCGCCAGCCGCCGGCGGTGATCATCGGCTCGATCGCGATCACCAGCCCGGGCTTCAGGATCTGGCCGTGGCCCGGCAGGCCGTAGTTCGGCACCTGCGGGTCCTCGTGCAGCGCCCGGCCGATGCCGTGGCCGACGAACTCCCGCACCACCCCGAAGCCCGCGTCCTCGGCCCGCGCCTGGACGGCCGCGCCGACGTCGCCGAGCCGCCCGCCCGGCGCCACCGCCGCCACCCCGTCGTCGAGGCAGCGGCGCGCGGTGCCCATCAGGCGGGCCGCCTCGGCGGTCACCCGCCCGATCCCGAAGGTCGTCGCGGCGTCGCCGTAGAAGCCGTCGAGCAGCACCCCGCAATCGACGCTGAGGACGTCGCCGTCGGCGAGACGCGCAGCGCGGCTCGGGATGCCGTGCACGATGACGTCGTTGATCGACGTGCACAGCGTCGCGGGGAAGCCCCGGTAGCCCTTGAACGCCGGCGCGCCACCGTGCTGCCGGATCGTCTCCTCCGCCAGCTCGTCGAGCTCCGCCGTCGACACCCCCGGCGCCGCCGCCGCCTGCACCGCTTGCAGCACCCGGTGGACGACCCGGTTGGCACGCTCGAGGGCGTCCAGCTCGGCGGGAGACTTGAGAAAGATCATGCCCCGACCGGAGCGCCCACGGCCTGCAGGACCGCCTCCCTCACCCGGTCGGCGGGCTCGCTCCCGTCGACCTCCAGCAGCAGGCCTCGATTCCTGTACGACTCGACCAGCGCCGGCGCGTTGTCGCGCCAGACCTGGAACCTCTCATGGACCGCTGCCGCCTCCTCGATCGCCTCGAGCCGCTCGAGCGCCACGCCCTCGGGCACATCGAGCAGCACCACGCGGTCGATGGTGCGGCCGAGCTCGGCCAGGATGCCGTCGAGCAGGGCCGCCTGGCCGGAGGTGCGCGGATAGCCGTCGAGGATGAAGCCCCGCCGGCAGTCCCTGCGGTCGAGACGGTGCAGGATGATGGCGCTCATCACGCGGTCGCTCACCAGCTCGCCGCGCTTTATCCCGCGCTCGATCTGGCGGCCGAGCGGGGTGCCGCTTTCGACCTCGGCGCTCAGCATCTCCCGCGTCGAGATCAGCGGCAGCTCGTAGGCCTCGGCCAGCGCCCTCGCCTGCGTCGTCTTGCCCGACCCCGGGGGTCCGAGCAGCACCAGGCTCAGGCTCGAGTAGGTCGCCGTCATCCGCGCCTCCCGCGGATCCGGCCGCGCCGCATGAACCCGTCGTAGTGGCGCATCACCAGCTGCGACTCGATCTGCTGCACGGTGTCCATGGCCACGCCAACCACGATCAGCAGCGAGGTGCCGCCGAAGTAGAACGGCACGCCGAGGCCCTGGGTGAACCACTTCGGCAGCACGGCGTCGAGCGACGGGCCGACCACCGGGATGGTCGCCACCTTGAAGCCGGCGATCAGGATCTCGGGCAGGATCGCCACCAGCGCCAGGTAGATCGAGCCGACCAGCGTGATCCGGGTGAGGATCTTGTCGATGAACTCGGCCGACCGCTTGCCGGGGCGGATCCCCGGGATGAAGCCGCCGTACTTGCGCATGTTCTCGGCGGTGTCCTCGGGGTTGAAGATGATCGAGGTGTAGAAGTAGCAGAAGAAGATGATCGAGCTGAAGTAGACCAGGTTGTAGAGCGGCTCGCCCCAGGCGAGGGCCTCGGTGATGCGCTGCAGCCAGCGGTTCTCGAACATCTGCCCCAGGGTCTGCGGGAACGACATGATCGAGGCCGCGAAGATCACCGGGATCACGCCGCCGGTGTTCAGGCGCAGCGGCAGGTAGGTGCTCTGGCCGCCGTAGACCCGGCGCCCGACCACCCGCTTCGCGTACTGGATCGGGATCCGGCGCTGGGCGCGCTCCATGTAGACGATCGCCGCCACCACCAGCACCATGAAGACGATCAGCAGCACCACGGTCAGGATGCTCATGGCGCCGGTCTTGATGCTGGTCAGGGTGTTGAAGATCGCGGCCGGCAGCCCGACCACGATCCCGGCGAAGATGATCAGCGAGATCCCGTTGCCGATGCCGCGCTCCGAGATCTGCTCGCCGAGCCACATCACGAACGCGGTGCCGGTGGTCAGGGTGAGCACGGTGAGCAGCCGGAAGCCCCAGCCCTGGAGGTCCTCGGGCACCAGCGGCGCCCCGCCGGCGGCGGTCTGCCGCTCCAGGAAGAACGAGATGCCCAGGGACTGGATCACCGACAGCACGACCGTCCCGTAACGGGTCCACTGGGTGATCTTGCGCCGCCCCAGCTCGCCCTCCTTCGAGAGCTTCTCGAGGTACGGCCAGACCACGGTCAGCAGCTGCAGGATGATCGACGCCGAGATGTACGGCATGATCCCGAGCGCGAAGATCGTCATCCGGCCGAGCGCGCCGCCCGAGAACAGGTTGAGGAAGCCCAGCACCGTTCCGCGGGTGGCCTCGAAGAACTCCTGCAGCGCCAGCGGGTCCACGCCCGGGATCGGGATGAAGGCGCCGACCCGGTAGACCGCGAGCAGGGCGAAGGTGAAGATCACCCGCTTGCGCAGGTCCGGGATCGCATAGATGTTGCGGAAGCTCTCGATCATCACAGCGACACCACCTCACAGCTTCCGCCGACCCTCTCGATCGAGGACTGGGCGGTCGTCGAGAACTTGTGGGCCTTGACGGCGAGCTTCTTGGTCAGCTCGCCGCTGCCGAGGATCTTGACCGGCTTGGCGCCCTTGCGGAGGAGCCCCTTTTCGACCAGCGACTCGGGCGAGACCACGTCGCCGTCGCCGAACGCCCGCTCCAGGTCGCGCAGGTTGACCACCTGGAACTCGACCCGGAAGTTGTTGGTGAAACCCCGCTTGGGGAGCCGGCGGACGAGCGGCATCTGGCCGCCCTCGAAGCCGAACCGGCGCGAGTAGCCGCTGCGCGACTTCTGACCCTTGTGGCCCTTGCCGGCGGTCTTGCCGGAGCCCGAGCCCGGGCCGCGGCCGACCCTGCGGCTCTTGCGCGTGGCGCCCGGCGCCGGCTTGAGATCGTGCAGTTCCATCGTCAAGCCTCCACTTCCTCGACCCGCACCAGGTGGGCGACCTTGGCCACCATGCCGCGGATGCAGGGGTTGTCGTGGCGCAGCACCGACTTTCCGATCCGTCCCAGGCCGAGGCCCGTGAGCACCCTGCGCTGGGAGCGGGGAAACGTGATCTGGCTGCGCACCTGCGTGATCCTGAGCCGCGCCGTGCTCGCCTTCTTGGCGGCGGCCTTCTTCGCCGCCGGCTTGGCGAGGGCGGCCAGCTGCTCCTCGACCGGATCCGGCTTGGGCGACGGCGCCGCCGCCTCGACCTCGGCCTTGGCCGCGGCCGGCTTCTTGGCGGCCGCCGGCTTCTTCGCGGCTGCCGGCTCCTTGGCGGCCGGCTTCTTCGCGGCCGGCTTCTTGGCGGCCGGCTTCCTGGCCGCCGCCGGCTTGTCGGATGCCGCCTTCGTGGCCGGCTTCTTCAGGTCGTCGCCGGCAGCCGTGTCGGCGCCGGCCTTCGGCTTCTTCTCGGCGGTCATGACGCCTCACCCTCCTTGTCGACGACCCCGGCGATCGCGTCGTCGAGGACGACCGGGACAACCCGCTGCTCGCCGTTCGGCTCGTCCTCGGGCAGCTCGGCCGACCCGCCGGGCTCGGTGCCGCGCAGGCGGCGCACCTGGTCGCTGGTCATCAGGTTCGAGAGCGCATCGAAGGTGGCCCGAACGACGTTGAAGGGGTTGCGGCTGCCGACGATCTTGGTGAGGACGTCCTGCACGCCGGCTCCCTCCATCACCGCGCGGACGCCGCCGCCCGCGATCACCCCGGTGCCGGGCGAGGCCGGGCGCAGGAGGACCCGGGTCGCGCCCCAGCGGCCCCAGACGAGGTGGGGCACGGTCCCGCCGACCAGCGGCACCCGGACCATGTCGCGCTTCGCCTGCTCGGAGGCCTTCTGGATCGCAGGGGGGACCTCACGCGCCTTGCCCGTTCCGTAGCCCACGCTCCCGGCGCCGTCGCCGGCAACCACCACGGCGGAGAAGGAGAAGTTCTTTCCCCCCTTGACCACCTTGGCCACGCGGTTGATGTGGACTACGGTCTCGGTGAGCTCGGTCTGCTGATTCATCTTGGTTCCGTCCTTCAGAACTCGAGGCCCGCTTCACGGGCGCCGTCCGCGATGGCGCGAATCACGCCGTGGTACTTGAAGCCGCCCCTGTCGAAGACCACGCTGGAGATACCCTGGCCCTTGGCGCGCTCGGCGATCACCGCGCCCAACCGCTTGCCGGCCGCCAGGCTGCCGGTCGACGTCAGGTCGCCTGCGGTCGCCTTCTCGACGGTCGACGCCGAGGCCAGCGTCACCCCGCGGTCGTCGTCGATCACCTGCGCGTACACGTATCTCAGGCTCCGGAACACGGTCAGGCGCGGCCGCTGCGCGGTGCCCCGGATGACGTCCCGGTAACGACGCTTCATCTTGACGCGGCGCTGCTTGCGATCATTCATCGGGCTCATGCCGTCGCTCCCTGCTTGCCGGCCTTGGACCGGATCTTCTCACCCAGGTAACGGACACCCTTGCCCTTGTACGGCTCGGGTGGCCGCAGGGCCCTGATGTCGGCCGCGACCTGGCCGACCAGCTGACGGTCGATCCCGCGCACCGCCACCCGGTTGGCCTTGGCGTCGACGTCGATCTGGATCCCCTCGGGGACCGCGAAGTCGATCGGGTGCGAGTGGCCGAGGTTGAAGACCACCGCGTCGCCCCGCTTCTCCGCGCGGTACCCGATGCCGACGATCTCGAGCTCCTTGGACCAGCCGCTGGACACCCCGGTCACCGCGTTGGCGAGCAGCGCCCGCAGCAGACCGTGAAACGACCGGGTGTGGCGCTCGTCATCGTTGCGGCTCAGGTCGACGGCGCCGTCCTTGACCGCGGCCTCGACCCCGGGCAGCAGGCCCACGCTCAACGTCCCCTTGGGGCCCTTGACCCGCACCTCCCGGCCGTCGACCGAGACCTCGACCCCCTTCGGGATCTGGATGGGCTTTCTTCCGATTCGTGACATGTCGTTCTCCCTACCAGACCTCGCACAGCACCTCGCCGCCGACCCTCAAGCCCCGCGCCTGCTCGTCGGTGAGGACACCGCGGTTGGTGGACACCACCGCCACGCCGAGCCCGTTGCGCACCTTGGGCAGGTCGTCGGCGCGCCGGTAGACCCGGCGGCCGGGGGTCGAAACCCGCCGCACGCCGTGGATCGCCGGCTCGCCGTCCTCGGCGTACTTCAGATAGATGCGGATCATGCCCTGCGGGCCCTCCTCGAGCTGCTTGAAGGTCCGGATGAAGCCTTCCTGCTTGAGGATCTTGGCGATCTCCAGCTTCATCTTCGACGCCGGCACGTCAGTCCGGTCGTGGCGGACCGTGGTCGCGTTGCGGATCCGGGTCAGCATGTCGGAGATGGGATCTGTCATGCTCATGGCGACCCCCTCACCAGCTAGCCTTGGTCACGCCGGGAAGGAAGCCCTCGAGAGCGAGCTTCCGAAAGCAGATCCGGCACAGCTGGAACTTCCGCATGTAGCCGCGCGGCCGGCCGCACACCCGGCAGCGGTTGCGGGAGCGGATCTTGTACTTGGGCTTTCTGACGGTCTTCGCGATCGCCGACTTGCGTGCCACGGTGCCTCCTAGGAGCGCGTGAACGGCATGCCGAGGCCGGCCAGGAGCGCGTGCGCCTGGTCGTCGGTCGGTGCCGAGGTGGTGATGGTGATGTTCATGCCCATGGTGCCTTCGACCTTCTGGTAGTCGACCTCGGGAAAGATCAGAATGTCCCGGATCCCGAGGGTGTAGCTGCCACGGCCGTCGAACGAGCTCCGGCTCACCCCGCGGAAGTCGCGGACCCGGGGCAGCCCGATCGAGATCAGCCGATCGAGGAACTCGTACATCCGGTCCCGTCGCAGCGTCACCTTGGCGCCGACCGGCATGCCTTCCCGCAGCTTGAACGCGGCGATCGACTTGCGCGCCCGCCGCACCACCGGGCGCTGCCCGGTGATGTTGGTGAGCTGCTCCATCGCCTGGTCCAGCAGCTTGGCGTTGCGGGACGCCTCCCCGATGCCGATGTTGCAGGTGATCTTGGTGAGCCTCGGCACCTGCATCGGGTTGGTGAGCCCGAACTCCTTCTGGAGCTTGGGGAAGACCTCGTTTCTGTAGAGCTCAAGCAAGCGCGCCATCGTCCCTCCTAACGGTCGAGAATCGCGCCGTCCGTCTTGGCCACCCGGACCTTGCGGCCGTCCTCGAGGATCTTGTAGCCGATCCGGGTCGGCTTGCCGCTGTCCGGTGAGATCACCATCACGTTCGAGACGTGGACCGGCGCTTCCCGCTCCACGATCCCGCCCTGGACCCGGCGCTGGGGGTTGGGCCTGGTGTGCCGCTTGATCATGTGCACGCCCTCAATCACCACCCGCTGCTTGCCGGGATCGACGACCAGAACCCGCCCCCGCTTGCCGGCGTCCTTGCCGGAGATGACCTCGACGGTGTCACCCTTCTTGATCTTCATGACGCCTCCTAGATCACTTCCGGCGCCAGCGACACGATCTTCATGAAGCGGCGCTCGCGCAGCTCTCGGGCGACCGGACCGAACACCCGGGTGCCGATCGGGTCGTGCTCGGCATTGACCAGCACCGCCGCGTTCTCGTCGAACTTGATGTAGGAGCCGTCGCGCCGCCGGGTCCGCATCCTGGTTCGCACCACGACCGCCTTGACGACCGTCCCCTTTTTGATGTCCGAGTCGGGCGCCGCCTCCTTGACCGAGCACACGATGATGTCGCCGATTCCGGCGTAGCGGGGCGCCGAGGACCCACCCAGCTGGCGGATCGCCTGGAGCTTGCGCGCCCCGGAGTTGTCCGCCACGTTGAGCATCGTTCCCATCTGGATCATGGCGTCGCCTCCCTCACTCCGCGCGCTCGAGGATCCTGCGCACGCGCCAGCGCTTGCGCCGCGACACCGGGCGGCACTCCTCGATCAGCACCCGGTCGCCGGCGTTGCAGGTGTTCTCCTCGTCGTGCGCCATGAGCTTCGATGATGTCCGCACGAACCGGTGGTACAGCGGGTGCATGACGAAGTTCTCCACCTTCACCACCACCGACTTGTCGGCGGCGCTGGAGGTGACGACTCCGACCTTGGTGGCCTTGCGGTGGGTGGCCGTCGCGTCGCTCATGGGTTCCTCTCCTGGCTGACCCGCTGGTTGATCACGGTCAGCACGCGGGCGATGTCCTTGCGTACCTCACGGATCTTCTGCGGGTTCTCGATCTGGCCCGTGGACTTCTGGAAGCGCAGCTTGAAAAGCTGCTCCTCGAGGTCCCCGAGCTGCTTGCGGAGCTCGTCGTCCGAGCGATCCCGGATCTCCTTCACCTTCATGGCGACCCTCCCCTGCTGACGAAACGGGTCCTGATCGGGAGCTTGTGCGCCGCCAGCCGCATCGCCTCGCGGGCGATCTCCTCGGTCACGCCCTCCATCTCGTAGAGGATCCGCGCCGGCTTGACCACGACCACCCACTCCTCGGGGTTCCCCTTGCCCTTGCCCATGCGGGTCTCGAGCGGCTTCTTGGTGACCGGCTTGTCGGGGAAGACCCGGATCCAGATCTTGCCGCCGCGCTTGACGTGGCGGGTCATCGCGATTCGGGCGGCCTCGATCTGGCGCGCCGTGACCCAGCCCCGCTCGGTCGCCTGCAGCGCGTAGTCACCGAACGACAGCGTGGAGCCGCGCTCGGCCACCCCGCGGTTGCTGCCGCGCTGCTGCTTGCGATACTTGACCTTCTTCGGCATCAACATGGCACGACTCCTACAGGCGCCCGCGCACCGACCGCGCCCGGTAGCGCTCGCCCCGGTACACCCAGACCTTGACGCCGATCACGCCGTAGGTGGTGAACGCGGTCTCGAAACCGTAGTCGATATCCGCCTTGAGGGTGTGCAGCGGCAGACGGCCCTGCTGGTACCACTCGGAGCGCGCGATCTCGGCCCCGTTGAGGCGGCCGGCGCAGCGGATCTTGATCCCCTGGGCGCCGAAGCGCAGCGCGTTCTCGATCGCCCGCCGCATCGCGCGGCGGTAGGCGATGCGCCGCTCGAGCTGGCGCGCCACGTTCTGCGCGATCAGGTGCGAGTCGATCTCCGGGCGCTGGATCTCCTGGATGTTGATGTGGATGTCCTGGCCGTAGCGGCGCATCAGGTCATCGCGCAGCTTGTCGACCTCGGCGCCCTTGCGGCCGATGATGATCCCCGGCCGGCCCGACAGGATGTTGACGCGCAGCTTGTTGGCGGCGCGCTCGACATCGATCGCGCTCACCGCCGCGTTGGCGAGGCGCCGGTGGAGCTCGTCCCGCAGCTGCAGGTCCTCGTGGAGCAGGTTGGCGTAGGCTCCGCCGCCGGCGTACCACCGCGACCGCCAGGTGTTGTTGTATCCGAGGCGAAAGCCGTACGGATGCGTCTTCTGTCCCACTGCGACCTCCCTACGATTCCCGCACCGCGAGCTCGACCGTGATGTGGCACATCCTTCTCAGGATGCGGTGCATCCTCACCCACTTCGAGGCCGGCCGGCCGCGGCGCATCCGGGGCCCGTCGTCGACGGTGATGGCGCTGATGAACACCTTGTCCACATCGACGCCCGGCTGGGCCTGCTCCAGGTTGGCAAGGGCGGACCGCACCACCTTCGCCACGTCGCGCGCGGCGTGCTTGTCGGAGAGCCGCAGCGACCTCAGGGCCGGCTCCACCTCGTGGCCGCGCACCATGTCGGCAAGGAGCCGGACCTTGCGGGGCGAGGAGCGATAGTACCGAAGCTGTGCTCGAGATTCCATCCTGACCCCCTTAGTGCGCCCCTCGCTCCTTCTTGCCGCTGTGGCCGCGGAACGTCCGCGTCGGAGCGAACTCGCCGAGCTTGTGACCGACCATGTTCTCGGTCACGTAGACCGGCACGAACTTGTGGCCGTTGTGGACGGCGATGGTGTGACCCACCATCAGGGGAGTGATCGTGGACCGGCGGGACCAGGTCTTGATGACCCGGCGGTCGCCGGCGGCGCCGAGCGAGTCCACCTTCTTGGCGAGGTGCTCGTCCACGAACGGTCCCTTGTGAACTGATCGAGGCATGTCCCCTCCCCTACTTCCGGCGCCGGGCGACGATCAGGCGGTCGGAGGCCTGCTTGCCGCGGGTCTTGGCGCCCTTGGTCGGCCATCCCCAGGGCGACACCGGGTGGCGTCCCTTGTTGCGCCCCTCGCCGCCGCCGTGCGGGTGGTCGACCGGGTTCATGGCGGTGCCGCGGGTCTGCGGCCGGACGTTGAGCCAGCGCGAGCGCCCCGCCTTGCCGATCTTGATGTTGCTCTGCTCGGCGTTGCCGACCTGCCCGATCGTCGCCATGCAGACCGACAGCACCATCCGCATTTCGCCCGAGGGCATGCGGACGGTGGTGTACTTGCCTTCCTTGGCCATGATCTGGGCCGAGGTCCCGGCCGACCGCACCATCTGGCCGCCCTTGCCGGGCTTGAGCTCCAGGTTGTGGACCAGCGTGCCGAGCGGGATGTTGCCGATCGGCATCGCGTTGCCCGACCGCACGTCGACCTTGGTCCCGGAGATCACGGTGTCGCCCGGGTTGACCCCGGCCGGCGCCAGGATGTAGCGCTTCTCGCCGTCCGCGTAGTGCAGCAGGGCGATGTTGGCGGACCGGTTGGGGTCGTACTCGATCGTCGCCACCCGGCCCGGCACGTCGACCTTGTCGCGCCGGAAGTCGATGGTCCGCAGGCGGCGCTTGTGGCCGCCGCCGCGATGCCGGGAGGTGATGTGGCCGTCCGAGTTGCGGCCCGATGACCGGGTCTTGCCCTTGGTCAGCTTCTTCAGCGGCCGAGTCTCGGTGATCTCGGCGAAGTCCGATCCGGTCACGAACCTGCGACCGGGGGACGTCGGTTTGTAGCCGCGGGTGCCCATGGCGGCCTCCTCAGATTCCCTCGAAGAACTCGAGCGTCTTCGACCCCGGGGCGAGCGTCACGTACGCCTTGCGGGTTGCCGGGCGGTGCGAGACGACGCGGCCGTACCGCATCATCGGCTTGCCCTTGCGGTTGACGATGTTGACGTCGGTGACGCGGACGTCGAACAGCTCCTCGACGGCCTTGCGCACCTGGATCTTGTTGGCGCGCCGGTTGACCTCGAAGCAGACCGTGTTCTCGCGCTCCTGCATCACCGTCGTCTTCTCGGTGATGAGCGGCCGCAGGATGATCTCGCGCGGCTTCATGGCTGCACCTCCGCCAGCGTCTTCACGGCCGGCTCGGAAGCGACGATCCAGCGGTGGTTGAGGACCTCGTAGGCATTGAGCGAGGCCGCGTCGAGCATCGTCACGTTCGGCCGGTTGCGGCTCGCCAGGTGGAGGTTGAGGTTCTCGAGCCCGTCGACCAGCAGCACCGTCTCGCCGGCGATGCCGAGCCGCGCCAGCCGGTCAACGAAGCCCTTGGTCCTCGGCTCGTCGAGCTCGAGCGTGTCGAGCACGACCAGGCGCCCCTCGGCGGCCCGCTGCGACAGCACGCCGTAGAGCGCGGCCCGGCGCGCCTTGCGGTTGACCTTCTTGGCATAGGAGCGGGGCACCGGCCCGTGCACGGTGCCGCCGTGCCGCCACAGCGGCGACCGGCGGGAGCCGGCGCGCGCGCGCCCGGTGTGCTTCTGCTTCCAGGGCTTGACCCCGGTCCCGGCCACCTCGCCGCGGCCCTTGACCTTGTGGGTGCCCCGGCGCTGGCCGTCGAGGTAGGCGCGAACCACCTCCCAGACCAGGTGCTGGCTCACGTCGCGCGCGAACAGCCCGTCCGGGAGCTCGATCGCCCCGACGACCTCGTTGTCCCAGTTCCTGACGTCGATCTTCATGACCCTCCCTCCCCTCACATCGCCTTGACGATCCGGACGTAGCTGTTGCGTGCGCCCGGAACGCCACCCTTGATGAAGAGCAGGTTGCGGTCGGCGTCGACCTTGACCACTCTCGCGTTCTTGACCGTGACCCGGGCGTTGCCCATCTGGCCCGGCAGCCTCGTGCCCGGGTAGACGCGGGACGGGTAGGCCGAGGCGCCGATCGCGCCCGGAGCGCGATGGAACATCGAGCCGTGGGTCGCCCGGCCGCCCTTGTAGTTGTGGCGGCGGATCACGCCCTGGTAGCCGCGCCCGCGCGAGCGACCGATCACGTGCACCCGGTCGTCGGCGGTGAAGATGTCGGCCAGCACCGAGTCGCCGGGCTTGGCGGCATCGTCCGCGTCCACCGGGACCTCGCCGAGCATCCGGGTCGGCGGCACGCCGGCCTGCGCGAAGTGCCCCTGCATGGCCTTCGGCGCGTCGCGGCGAGGGCTGCGCTC is part of the Thermoanaerobaculales bacterium genome and harbors:
- the rpmC gene encoding 50S ribosomal protein L29; the encoded protein is MKVKEIRDRSDDELRKQLGDLEEQLFKLRFQKSTGQIENPQKIREVRKDIARVLTVINQRVSQERNP
- the rpsQ gene encoding 30S ribosomal protein S17, with translation MSDATATHRKATKVGVVTSSAADKSVVVKVENFVMHPLYHRFVRTSSKLMAHDEENTCNAGDRVLIEECRPVSRRKRWRVRRILERAE
- the rplV gene encoding 50S ribosomal protein L22, producing the protein MESRAQLRYYRSSPRKVRLLADMVRGHEVEPALRSLRLSDKHAARDVAKVVRSALANLEQAQPGVDVDKVFISAITVDDGPRMRRGRPASKWVRMHRILRRMCHITVELAVRES
- the rplB gene encoding 50S ribosomal protein L2, which produces MGTRGYKPTSPGRRFVTGSDFAEITETRPLKKLTKGKTRSSGRNSDGHITSRHRGGGHKRRLRTIDFRRDKVDVPGRVATIEYDPNRSANIALLHYADGEKRYILAPAGVNPGDTVISGTKVDVRSGNAMPIGNIPLGTLVHNLELKPGKGGQMVRSAGTSAQIMAKEGKYTTVRMPSGEMRMVLSVCMATIGQVGNAEQSNIKIGKAGRSRWLNVRPQTRGTAMNPVDHPHGGGEGRNKGRHPVSPWGWPTKGAKTRGKQASDRLIVARRRK
- the rpsC gene encoding 30S ribosomal protein S3, with the protein product MGQKTHPYGFRLGYNNTWRSRWYAGGGAYANLLHEDLQLRDELHRRLANAAVSAIDVERAANKLRVNILSGRPGIIIGRKGAEVDKLRDDLMRRYGQDIHINIQEIQRPEIDSHLIAQNVARQLERRIAYRRAMRRAIENALRFGAQGIKIRCAGRLNGAEIARSEWYQQGRLPLHTLKADIDYGFETAFTTYGVIGVKVWVYRGERYRARSVRGRL
- the rplN gene encoding 50S ribosomal protein L14; translation: MIQMGTMLNVADNSGARKLQAIRQLGGSSAPRYAGIGDIIVCSVKEAAPDSDIKKGTVVKAVVVRTRMRTRRRDGSYIKFDENAAVLVNAEHDPIGTRVFGPVARELRERRFMKIVSLAPEVI
- the rplD gene encoding 50S ribosomal protein L4, with the translated sequence MKIDVRNWDNEVVGAIELPDGLFARDVSQHLVWEVVRAYLDGQRRGTHKVKGRGEVAGTGVKPWKQKHTGRARAGSRRSPLWRHGGTVHGPVPRSYAKKVNRKARRAALYGVLSQRAAEGRLVVLDTLELDEPRTKGFVDRLARLGIAGETVLLVDGLENLNLHLASRNRPNVTMLDAASLNAYEVLNHRWIVASEPAVKTLAEVQP
- the rplP gene encoding 50S ribosomal protein L16, with the translated sequence MLMPKKVKYRKQQRGSNRGVAERGSTLSFGDYALQATERGWVTARQIEAARIAMTRHVKRGGKIWIRVFPDKPVTKKPLETRMGKGKGNPEEWVVVVKPARILYEMEGVTEEIAREAMRLAAHKLPIRTRFVSRGGSP
- the rplC gene encoding 50S ribosomal protein L3; protein product: MVRGILGKKVGMTQIFDDDGRVIPVTVIEAGPCVVVQRKSEERDGYRAVQLGLVERSPRRDAPKAMQGHFAQAGVPPTRMLGEVPVDADDAAKPGDSVLADIFTADDRVHVIGRSRGRGYQGVIRRHNYKGGRATHGSMFHRAPGAIGASAYPSRVYPGTRLPGQMGNARVTVKNARVVKVDADRNLLFIKGGVPGARNSYVRIVKAM
- the rplW gene encoding 50S ribosomal protein L23; this encodes MKPREIILRPLITEKTTVMQERENTVCFEVNRRANKIQVRKAVEELFDVRVTDVNIVNRKGKPMMRYGRVVSHRPATRKAYVTLAPGSKTLEFFEGI
- the rpsS gene encoding 30S ribosomal protein S19; the protein is MPRSVHKGPFVDEHLAKKVDSLGAAGDRRVIKTWSRRSTITPLMVGHTIAVHNGHKFVPVYVTENMVGHKLGEFAPTRTFRGHSGKKERGAH